A stretch of Metabacillus sp. FJAT-52054 DNA encodes these proteins:
- a CDS encoding aldo/keto reductase, protein MEKRKLGSLEVSALGLGCMGMSEFYGETNRKESIETIQLAFELGQNFFDTANVYGNGKNEELVGEALKPIRKNAVLATKFGIVRDENGRPGGVNGRPEYVKKSAEESLKRLQTDYIDLYYLHRPDPETPIEESVGAMAELVKEGKVLHLGLSEVSAETLRRASAVHPISALQTEYSLWSRDVEEIIPAARELGTGIVAYSPLGRGFLTGQFKQFEDFAENDFRRFLPRFQGDNFKRNLDLAEEVHQLAEKKKARSSQIALAWLLHKGEDIVPIPGTKRRTYAKENIDSVKIELTQEEMDMLDTLAGRTAGERYDEQGMRGINR, encoded by the coding sequence ATGGAAAAAAGGAAGCTGGGTTCTTTAGAGGTTTCTGCGCTGGGTCTGGGCTGTATGGGTATGTCAGAGTTTTACGGGGAAACAAACCGCAAGGAATCAATTGAAACCATTCAGCTGGCGTTTGAACTCGGACAGAACTTCTTTGATACGGCTAACGTGTATGGAAACGGCAAAAATGAAGAGCTCGTTGGCGAAGCACTTAAGCCCATTCGCAAAAATGCAGTGCTGGCTACCAAATTCGGCATCGTCAGGGACGAAAACGGCCGTCCTGGAGGAGTTAACGGGCGCCCTGAATATGTGAAAAAATCTGCAGAAGAGAGCTTGAAGCGTCTGCAAACCGATTACATTGATTTATATTATCTCCATCGTCCCGATCCTGAAACACCGATCGAGGAATCAGTTGGGGCAATGGCTGAACTTGTGAAAGAAGGGAAAGTGCTGCATCTTGGGTTATCAGAGGTTTCAGCCGAAACACTCCGCCGCGCTTCCGCCGTTCACCCTATCTCGGCCCTGCAAACGGAGTATTCTCTCTGGAGCCGTGATGTAGAAGAGATTATACCGGCAGCGCGTGAGCTCGGTACAGGAATCGTAGCTTACAGTCCGCTTGGAAGAGGATTTTTGACCGGACAATTCAAGCAGTTCGAAGATTTTGCAGAGAATGATTTCAGGCGCTTCCTCCCCCGTTTTCAAGGAGACAACTTCAAACGCAACCTTGATTTAGCAGAGGAAGTGCATCAGCTTGCTGAAAAGAAAAAGGCGAGGTCCTCTCAAATTGCACTGGCGTGGCTTTTGCATAAGGGAGAGGATATTGTTCCGATTCCCGGTACAAAGAGAAGAACCTATGCTAAAGAAAACATTGATTCTGTCAAAATCGAGCTTACTCAGGAAGAGATGGACATGCTCGATACATTGGCTGGAAGAACAGCAGGCGAAAGATACGATGAGCAAGGTATGAGAGGGATTAATAGATAA
- a CDS encoding nitronate monooxygenase: MTASLTELLRINYPIIQAPMAGGITGPELVCAVSRSGCLGSIGAGYMAPGDLSALIRDIKKNIQQPYAVNLFVPDHPEAPQSDIQNAFEALRVFRDELHIKEDPPTFNEGTSKYEEQIEMVLKEKVPVCSFTFGMPAKHIIKELKNNGSIVIGTATSVMEAILLEEQGVDAIVAQGSEAGGHRGTFSGPPTHHMLGLMSLIPQICDFVKIPVIAAGGIMDARGYRAALCLGAQGVQMGTAFLTAFESAAHPAYKEAVLNAREDQVVVTDAFSGKEARGIKNQFIYEMENETRILPYPLQNDLTKTIRKAAAEQNNAEYMSLWCGQSPRLSRSQSVESLVQSILSVSKDVTL; encoded by the coding sequence GTGACAGCATCCTTAACAGAACTGCTTCGCATCAATTATCCCATCATCCAGGCGCCCATGGCAGGAGGCATTACCGGCCCGGAACTGGTTTGTGCTGTGTCCCGCTCAGGCTGCCTCGGCTCAATCGGTGCAGGCTATATGGCACCCGGAGACCTTTCAGCATTAATCCGGGACATCAAAAAAAACATCCAGCAGCCCTATGCCGTCAACCTTTTTGTGCCTGACCATCCTGAAGCACCCCAGAGTGATATTCAAAATGCGTTTGAAGCATTGCGTGTTTTTCGTGATGAACTGCATATAAAAGAAGATCCCCCAACATTTAATGAAGGAACCAGCAAGTATGAGGAGCAGATTGAAATGGTTTTAAAAGAAAAGGTTCCTGTTTGCTCCTTTACCTTTGGCATGCCGGCAAAACACATTATCAAGGAGTTAAAGAATAACGGATCCATCGTTATTGGCACGGCTACTTCCGTGATGGAAGCTATTCTTCTTGAAGAACAAGGTGTTGATGCCATCGTTGCTCAAGGAAGTGAAGCGGGCGGACACCGCGGTACTTTTTCAGGTCCTCCCACTCACCATATGCTGGGGTTAATGTCTCTCATTCCGCAGATTTGCGATTTTGTTAAAATACCTGTCATTGCAGCTGGCGGAATTATGGATGCACGGGGATATAGAGCGGCACTTTGCTTAGGAGCGCAGGGCGTTCAAATGGGAACGGCTTTTCTAACGGCATTTGAGAGCGCCGCTCATCCTGCATACAAAGAAGCCGTATTAAATGCACGTGAAGACCAGGTAGTCGTTACGGATGCTTTCTCAGGAAAAGAGGCACGCGGAATTAAAAATCAGTTCATATATGAGATGGAAAACGAAACAAGAATTCTTCCCTACCCGCTTCAAAATGATTTAACAAAGACAATCCGAAAAGCGGCAGCAGAGCAAAATAACGCAGAGTATATGTCATTATGGTGCGGACAAAGCCCGAGGCTGAGCCGCAGCCAGTCTGTAGAAAGCCTGGTTCAATCGATCTTATCTGTCTCAAAGGATGTGACACTATGA
- a CDS encoding peptidase domain-containing ABC transporter, translated as MGIHHRKRKIPYIPQMQQTECGLCCAAMITRYYKSQSSLSELRDFIEAGRDGLTLYQLNSLLLSLKFETHVYKTEFEGLWQLELPAILYWNDNHYVILEEIGPSKAVIVDPAFGRKKLTREELQQSFSNYAVTVKPSDEFVPVRKKENIWYSFFSDVFHHKYLFLKIVLLSFITYLFTLSIPIAVQYLIDEVVMKGKFSQLNSLIGTAAGLIAFFGLLIYIRGKNLISFQMVLEKSLMGKTFMHLLRVPYKFFEVRSFGDILFRMNSLHIIRDLLSEQLIKGLIDFGSIFFILMYMLYSSPVLAGAALILFFINGALTMYTRPHILEANQHEIAENSKLQTIQVEALYSILGVKTTGLEDTVYKNWNHQFNRALQKFKKRSEIQNSYTSVQTTIQTLSPLLILLIGIYLFAQKSISLGEMIAFHTLSITFFAVGVSIFQTYNNFLLANAYLERVRDITDSETEENPEKPAGAQITGDIKLSDVSFSYTKHSEKVVKKISMHIKRGEKVAIVGPSGSGKSTLSKILLGLYMPTEGEIYYDDIELGRYNKQELRQQMGIVPQDINLFNNSIMENIKMNKEDVTMEDIQKAASVAQIAEEIESMPMGYHTLVSEMGMNLSGGQRQRIALARALISQPKVIILDEATSSLDAINEALVGDYLKEMGCTRIVIAHRLSTIYDSDRIFVMENGSIIDEGTHAELIGNKGLYFELYKTQLDSKEELAI; from the coding sequence TTGGGCATTCATCATAGGAAGAGAAAAATTCCGTATATTCCCCAGATGCAGCAAACGGAATGCGGCTTGTGCTGCGCAGCCATGATCACGAGATACTACAAAAGCCAGAGCTCGCTGAGTGAACTGAGGGACTTTATTGAAGCAGGAAGAGACGGACTGACTCTTTACCAGCTTAATTCCCTGCTTCTTTCCTTAAAATTCGAAACCCATGTGTACAAAACCGAGTTCGAAGGTCTTTGGCAGCTGGAGCTTCCCGCCATATTATATTGGAATGACAATCACTATGTCATTTTAGAAGAAATCGGACCATCAAAGGCGGTGATTGTAGATCCCGCTTTTGGCCGGAAGAAACTGACGAGGGAAGAACTGCAGCAGTCTTTTTCGAACTATGCAGTAACCGTCAAGCCTTCTGATGAGTTCGTTCCAGTAAGGAAAAAAGAAAACATCTGGTACTCCTTTTTCTCTGATGTGTTTCATCATAAGTATCTTTTTTTGAAGATTGTTTTACTCTCCTTCATAACCTACCTGTTTACGCTCTCCATTCCGATAGCGGTGCAATATTTAATTGATGAGGTGGTAATGAAGGGGAAATTCAGCCAGCTGAATTCTTTGATTGGAACGGCAGCGGGACTGATTGCCTTTTTCGGTCTCCTCATTTATATAAGAGGAAAGAATTTAATCAGCTTTCAGATGGTTTTGGAAAAATCGCTGATGGGGAAAACGTTTATGCATCTGCTTCGGGTTCCGTATAAATTTTTTGAGGTCCGTTCATTTGGAGATATTTTGTTCCGGATGAACAGCTTGCACATTATCCGTGATTTACTGTCAGAACAGCTAATCAAAGGCCTTATTGATTTTGGATCCATCTTTTTTATTCTCATGTATATGCTGTACAGCTCACCTGTCCTTGCGGGGGCAGCCCTTATTTTATTTTTTATAAACGGTGCCTTAACCATGTATACAAGACCTCACATTCTGGAGGCAAATCAGCATGAAATTGCCGAAAACAGCAAGCTGCAAACCATTCAGGTCGAAGCTCTTTATTCCATCCTCGGAGTCAAAACGACCGGGCTGGAGGATACCGTTTATAAGAATTGGAACCATCAATTCAACCGGGCACTGCAAAAGTTTAAAAAACGTTCGGAGATTCAAAATTCCTACACCTCTGTGCAAACAACCATTCAAACCCTGTCTCCGCTGCTGATTTTGCTTATAGGAATCTATCTATTTGCTCAGAAAAGCATTTCGCTTGGAGAAATGATCGCTTTTCATACACTGTCGATCACATTCTTTGCCGTTGGTGTATCAATCTTTCAAACGTACAATAATTTTCTGCTCGCCAATGCCTATTTAGAAAGAGTAAGGGATATTACGGATTCAGAAACAGAGGAAAATCCCGAGAAGCCTGCCGGAGCTCAAATTACCGGGGATATTAAACTCTCGGATGTTTCTTTTTCTTACACAAAGCACTCAGAAAAAGTAGTGAAGAAAATCAGCATGCATATTAAACGCGGGGAAAAGGTGGCGATTGTGGGTCCATCCGGCTCCGGAAAAAGCACGCTGAGCAAGATTCTGCTGGGGCTGTATATGCCTACAGAAGGTGAAATTTATTATGATGACATCGAGCTTGGCCGCTATAATAAGCAGGAGCTTCGTCAGCAAATGGGAATCGTTCCGCAGGATATCAATCTTTTTAACAACTCCATTATGGAGAATATCAAAATGAACAAAGAGGACGTCACAATGGAGGATATCCAAAAAGCGGCTTCTGTTGCGCAAATTGCTGAGGAAATTGAAAGCATGCCAATGGGGTACCATACGCTGGTTTCTGAAATGGGAATGAACCTGTCGGGCGGACAAAGACAAAGGATTGCTTTAGCACGGGCTCTGATCAGCCAGCCTAAGGTGATTATTTTAGATGAGGCAACGAGCTCGCTGGATGCAATCAATGAAGCGCTTGTCGGGGATTACCTGAAGGAAATGGGCTGTACAAGAATTGTCATTGCCCACAGGCTCTCAACAATCTATGACTCAGACCGAATTTTTGTAATGGAGAATGGGAGCATTATAGATGAAGGAACCCATGCAGAATTAATCGGGAATAAAGGGTTGTATTTTGAGCTTTATAAAACACAGTTGGATAGTAAAGAGGAGCTAGCCATTTAA
- a CDS encoding haloacid dehalogenase type II produces MTIKAILFDAYGTLFDVYSVKERCEQHFQGKGEDISRTWREKQLEYCFLTQILQKYEPFDQLTEKALKASLAIHGAEGSEKECADLMKEYEQLRPFEETEEVLKQLKGKQTFIYSNGTRGMLDPLIKNNGFQDLIGALSADEIRQYKPSPASYSYAMEKLGLDKAEILFVSSNQWDIAGASSFGFRTAWINRTGEPVSALGFEPASICSDLKGLLEEKY; encoded by the coding sequence ATGACCATTAAAGCAATTCTATTTGACGCCTACGGCACTTTGTTTGACGTTTACTCTGTAAAAGAAAGATGCGAGCAGCATTTCCAGGGAAAAGGGGAGGATATCAGCCGGACATGGAGAGAAAAACAGCTGGAATACTGCTTTTTGACACAGATTTTGCAAAAATATGAGCCTTTTGATCAGCTCACTGAAAAAGCGCTGAAAGCTTCTTTGGCGATTCATGGCGCAGAAGGAAGCGAAAAAGAATGTGCAGACTTAATGAAAGAATACGAACAGCTGAGGCCCTTCGAAGAAACAGAAGAAGTATTAAAACAGCTTAAAGGTAAACAAACGTTTATTTATTCTAACGGAACGAGAGGAATGCTCGATCCTCTCATTAAAAATAACGGATTTCAAGATTTAATAGGAGCGTTGAGCGCAGATGAAATCAGGCAGTACAAGCCGTCACCTGCTTCCTATAGTTATGCGATGGAAAAGCTTGGACTCGATAAAGCCGAAATATTATTTGTGTCCTCTAATCAGTGGGATATTGCAGGTGCTTCAAGCTTTGGATTTAGGACTGCCTGGATTAACCGCACAGGGGAGCCTGTATCCGCATTAGGATTCGAACCAGCGTCTATATGTTCTGATTTAAAAGGGCTTCTAGAAGAAAAATACTAA
- a CDS encoding peptide chain release factor 3 has protein sequence MNLKQEINKRKTFAIISHPDAGKTTLTEKLLLFGNVIRSAGTVKGKKSGKFAASDWMEIEKKRGISVTSSVMSFPYHEFHVNILDTPGHEDFSEDTYRTLTAVDSVVMIIDSTKGVEPQTIKLFKVCRMRGIPIFTFMNKLDREGRDPLELLAEIEEVLGIESYPMNWPVGMGKRFLGIYDRYSESFVRFNGNEEETVYKVNEMEEKAADIYENPTYQDTLGELELLNEAGNDFDPERVRKGELTPVFFGSALSNFGVQTFFDTFLQFAASPQPRRTNEGFVEPEKEDFSGYVFKIQANMNTKHRDRIAFLRICSGTFERGMNVTLSRTNKVIKLAQSQSFMAGDRETVDIAYPGDIIGIYDPNAYQIGDTLVAGKDRFEYEELPQFPPEMFKKVRAKNVMKSKQFKKGIDQLVQEGAIQLFRQELTDDIILGAVGQLQFEVFEERMRSEYTVEIEWTSLGDRIARWIEDEKVDRKKFDNRSMLVKDRYGQYAVLFENSFTYRYFKDNNKDIKLIDLLESNDYQSYTAQ, from the coding sequence ATGAACTTAAAACAGGAAATTAATAAACGCAAAACGTTTGCGATTATTTCCCACCCGGATGCCGGGAAAACAACATTAACAGAAAAACTGCTTCTCTTCGGAAACGTGATCCGCTCGGCGGGTACCGTAAAAGGAAAGAAATCAGGTAAATTCGCAGCTTCCGACTGGATGGAAATTGAGAAAAAGCGTGGAATCTCTGTAACATCAAGTGTAATGAGCTTCCCATATCATGAATTTCACGTAAATATTCTCGACACTCCCGGACATGAAGACTTCAGTGAAGATACGTACCGTACTCTGACGGCTGTAGACAGCGTGGTTATGATTATCGACTCAACAAAAGGGGTAGAGCCTCAAACGATTAAGCTGTTTAAAGTATGCCGGATGCGCGGAATTCCTATTTTCACATTCATGAACAAGCTGGACCGTGAAGGCCGCGACCCGCTTGAACTCCTGGCGGAAATTGAAGAGGTACTCGGCATTGAGTCCTATCCAATGAACTGGCCGGTAGGAATGGGGAAACGCTTCCTCGGTATTTATGACCGCTATTCCGAATCATTTGTCCGTTTCAACGGGAATGAAGAAGAGACCGTTTATAAAGTAAATGAAATGGAAGAAAAAGCAGCGGATATTTATGAAAACCCAACCTATCAGGATACACTGGGAGAGCTTGAACTCCTAAATGAAGCCGGTAACGACTTTGATCCTGAACGAGTGAGAAAAGGCGAATTGACTCCTGTATTTTTCGGAAGCGCCTTGTCCAACTTTGGAGTTCAGACCTTCTTTGATACGTTTCTTCAATTTGCCGCTTCACCTCAGCCGCGCCGTACGAACGAAGGCTTTGTCGAGCCTGAAAAAGAGGATTTCTCCGGATACGTATTTAAAATACAGGCAAACATGAATACAAAGCATAGAGACCGGATCGCTTTCCTGCGTATCTGCTCCGGTACGTTCGAACGCGGAATGAACGTAACATTAAGCAGAACGAATAAAGTCATTAAGCTTGCGCAGTCGCAATCCTTCATGGCAGGAGACCGGGAAACAGTGGACATTGCTTATCCAGGTGATATCATCGGGATCTATGACCCGAATGCCTATCAAATCGGGGATACGCTCGTAGCGGGTAAAGACCGGTTTGAATATGAAGAGCTTCCGCAGTTCCCGCCCGAAATGTTTAAAAAGGTCCGGGCGAAGAATGTTATGAAATCGAAGCAATTCAAAAAAGGAATTGATCAGCTTGTACAGGAAGGCGCTATTCAGCTTTTCCGCCAGGAGCTTACAGATGATATCATTCTTGGCGCTGTCGGCCAGCTGCAATTCGAAGTGTTTGAAGAGCGCATGCGTTCCGAATACACCGTTGAAATTGAATGGACGTCTCTTGGTGACAGGATTGCCCGCTGGATCGAGGATGAAAAAGTGGACCGCAAAAAGTTCGATAACCGCAGCATGCTCGTAAAGGACCGCTACGGCCAGTACGCTGTCCTATTTGAAAATTCCTTTACGTACCGCTATTTCAAAGATAACAATAAAGACATCAAACTGATTGATCTGCTTGAGAGCAATGATTATCAGAGCTATACGGCTCAATAA
- a CDS encoding GNAT family N-acetyltransferase, protein MIVAFIQPEEVIPLRQKLLRPGQPKDACRYENDDKESSFHLGCYEDELLISIASFSEEVTPLLPGDHQYRLRGMATLPQYRNRKAGSSLLTKADQVLAERKADLWWCNARTSVEAYYLKQGLHPVGGVFEIEGIGPHQVMYKQLK, encoded by the coding sequence ATGATTGTTGCCTTTATACAGCCTGAAGAAGTGATCCCGCTCAGGCAAAAGCTCCTTCGCCCCGGCCAGCCCAAAGACGCTTGCCGCTACGAAAATGATGATAAGGAAAGCTCCTTTCACCTGGGGTGCTATGAAGATGAACTTTTAATCAGCATCGCGAGCTTTTCTGAAGAAGTTACTCCGCTTCTGCCAGGGGATCATCAATACCGCTTGCGTGGAATGGCTACCCTCCCGCAATACCGGAACCGAAAGGCAGGCAGCTCTTTGCTTACTAAAGCAGATCAAGTGCTCGCGGAAAGAAAAGCAGATTTGTGGTGGTGCAATGCAAGAACAAGTGTTGAAGCGTATTACTTAAAGCAGGGATTGCATCCGGTTGGAGGAGTTTTTGAAATAGAAGGAATCGGACCTCATCAGGTCATGTATAAACAACTGAAATAA
- the yidC gene encoding membrane protein insertase YidC yields the protein MPNQSSKFTFLKRSSLFLLIFSVLLLSGCSADHTPINSETTGFFNHFVVFPFSALIKYTASLFGGSYGVAIILVTFLVRLLLMPFMMKQYKNQQQMKKKMAILQPEMKKLQEKYKDKKKDPESQRLMQQETLQLYQKHGYNPLAMGCLPILIQTPILFGFYFAIQRTPEIAAHSFLWFDLGHPDTIMPIIAAAVYFLQAKVSQMDMPAEQQKQMAMVAYVMPIMMGAASFGAAAFLPLYWTIGGVFVILQTLLAKHLYKEKNLPAVPKTLEN from the coding sequence ATGCCAAACCAATCATCTAAGTTCACGTTCCTTAAACGGTCAAGTTTATTCCTTCTGATTTTTTCAGTACTCCTGCTAAGCGGCTGCTCGGCAGATCATACACCAATCAATAGCGAGACAACCGGGTTTTTTAACCATTTTGTTGTATTCCCTTTTTCTGCCTTGATCAAATATACAGCTTCTCTATTCGGAGGCAGCTATGGAGTAGCGATTATCCTGGTGACATTTTTAGTCCGTCTGCTCCTTATGCCGTTTATGATGAAGCAATACAAAAATCAGCAGCAGATGAAGAAAAAAATGGCGATTCTGCAGCCCGAAATGAAAAAGCTTCAGGAAAAATACAAAGACAAGAAAAAAGATCCGGAGTCCCAGCGTCTTATGCAGCAGGAAACCCTTCAGCTTTATCAGAAGCATGGGTACAATCCGCTTGCTATGGGCTGTCTGCCGATCCTGATCCAGACTCCCATTCTTTTCGGATTTTACTTCGCGATACAGCGAACTCCGGAGATCGCTGCACATTCGTTTCTCTGGTTTGACCTGGGGCACCCGGACACCATCATGCCGATTATTGCCGCAGCTGTCTATTTCCTGCAGGCAAAAGTCTCCCAAATGGACATGCCGGCGGAACAGCAAAAGCAAATGGCCATGGTCGCCTATGTGATGCCAATCATGATGGGGGCTGCGTCATTCGGAGCAGCTGCATTCCTTCCTCTGTATTGGACCATTGGAGGAGTGTTCGTCATTCTGCAGACACTGCTTGCCAAGCACCTGTACAAAGAAAAAAACCTTCCTGCTGTTCCAAAAACACTGGAGAATTAG
- a CDS encoding NADH:flavin oxidoreductase, with protein MGNYPELFDEQLLGPYKLKNRFLVSPMTRISADEDGMANSRMARYYKRYAKGGFAAVISEGIYTDNLYSQGYLNQPGLVSAGHIASWRPITEAVQDHGALIIAQLMHAGGQSQGNIHSKQTAAPSAISPKGEQLEFYGGSGPYPVPKEMSEQDIADVKRGFAAAAMNARQAGFNGVEIHGANGYLLDQFLTASLNEREDSYGGSLQNRMRLLMEIIYDVQQAAGNDMIIGIRISQAKVSDPNYKWPHGDKDAEAIFSLLGKTPLDYIHVTDANGTASSFGDGSKSLAAAAKEYSGLPVIANGQLQDPRKASSLISSGDADFVSLGTGALANPDAPKRISKGKNLEAFSPEEILMPLAHIKDSEL; from the coding sequence ATGGGAAATTACCCTGAACTTTTTGATGAACAACTACTAGGACCCTATAAATTAAAAAACCGCTTCTTAGTCTCGCCGATGACGCGAATCAGTGCAGATGAAGACGGAATGGCTAATTCCCGAATGGCACGCTATTACAAACGTTACGCAAAGGGTGGATTTGCCGCCGTTATTTCTGAGGGTATTTATACAGACAACCTTTACAGCCAGGGCTATTTAAACCAGCCGGGCTTAGTATCCGCCGGTCATATTGCCTCTTGGAGACCGATTACTGAAGCTGTTCAGGACCACGGTGCCCTGATTATCGCCCAGCTTATGCACGCTGGCGGCCAGTCTCAGGGAAACATTCATTCAAAACAGACAGCAGCACCTTCTGCTATTTCCCCTAAAGGAGAACAGCTCGAGTTTTATGGCGGCTCCGGCCCATATCCCGTTCCTAAAGAAATGAGTGAACAGGATATTGCGGATGTGAAAAGGGGGTTCGCGGCCGCAGCTATGAATGCCCGTCAGGCCGGATTCAATGGAGTAGAAATTCACGGGGCAAACGGATATCTTCTCGACCAGTTCCTGACAGCGAGCTTAAATGAGCGAGAAGATTCTTATGGAGGGTCCCTCCAGAACCGTATGAGGCTGTTAATGGAAATCATATATGACGTTCAGCAGGCGGCAGGAAACGATATGATCATCGGAATCCGAATTTCACAGGCAAAGGTGTCGGATCCAAATTACAAATGGCCTCATGGCGATAAGGATGCAGAAGCGATCTTCTCCCTTCTTGGGAAAACCCCGCTGGATTATATTCATGTAACGGATGCAAACGGTACAGCATCGTCATTTGGTGATGGAAGTAAATCACTTGCAGCCGCTGCAAAAGAGTACAGCGGATTGCCGGTTATTGCCAATGGACAGCTTCAGGATCCAAGAAAGGCTTCTTCTTTAATTTCCTCTGGGGATGCTGATTTTGTAAGCCTGGGTACAGGAGCTTTAGCCAATCCCGATGCACCGAAGAGAATCAGCAAAGGGAAGAATCTTGAAGCCTTCAGTCCTGAGGAAATCCTTATGCCGCTAGCACATATAAAAGATTCAGAGCTGTAA